One Amycolatopsis sp. NBC_00355 genomic window carries:
- a CDS encoding ImmA/IrrE family metallo-endopeptidase: MINPDIEQRAQDLLAYYNASTIPVLVEAIARAAGIQVVRSPAAGQESGFLMRDGQRVLIGLNSNDSPRRQRFTIAHELGHFTLHEGRPLIVDHTVRFNKRDDVSSAATHPEEIQANAFAAALLMPEPSVYSAVRRHVNSGVATQMHLTELLADEFDVSEQAMTWRLVNLGIYS, from the coding sequence ATGATCAATCCAGACATTGAACAGCGAGCGCAGGATCTGCTCGCTTACTACAACGCGTCGACCATTCCCGTCCTCGTTGAAGCCATCGCACGAGCTGCGGGCATCCAGGTCGTCCGCTCGCCAGCGGCCGGGCAAGAGTCCGGCTTCCTCATGCGCGATGGTCAACGCGTGTTGATCGGCCTCAACAGCAACGACAGCCCCCGACGCCAGCGATTCACAATCGCACACGAGCTAGGCCATTTTACCCTACACGAGGGTCGACCACTCATCGTTGACCACACCGTACGATTCAACAAACGCGATGATGTGTCGAGCGCTGCGACCCACCCAGAGGAGATTCAGGCCAACGCATTCGCGGCCGCCCTCTTAATGCCAGAGCCCTCTGTTTACTCCGCAGTGCGTCGCCATGTTAATAGTGGAGTAGCTACTCAGATGCATCTCACCGAGCTGCTCGCGGATGAATTTGATGTCAGCGAGCAGGCGATGACGTGGCGGCTGGTCAACCTAGGGATCTACAGCTAG
- a CDS encoding helix-turn-helix domain-containing protein: protein MDMSWSEAAVNQLYEAVGVRIRDARQRAKLTQTELAQRLDMTRSSVANFEAGRQRVTLHTLLQIAEELRTPAADLLAEPVPSLEATSGNELTAALDGQPETTTEFVTAALRRAD, encoded by the coding sequence ATGGACATGAGCTGGAGCGAAGCTGCCGTCAACCAGCTGTACGAGGCTGTCGGAGTTCGCATCCGGGACGCGCGCCAGCGCGCCAAGCTCACCCAAACCGAGCTAGCTCAGCGACTCGACATGACTCGCTCGTCCGTGGCCAACTTCGAAGCCGGCCGTCAGCGGGTGACGCTTCACACACTCCTCCAAATTGCTGAAGAGCTGAGGACCCCCGCCGCCGACTTGCTGGCTGAGCCAGTCCCCAGCCTCGAAGCAACGTCCGGTAACGAACTCACCGCCGCCCTCGATGGCCAGCCCGAGACCACAACAGAGTTCGTCACGGCCGCGTTGCGCCGCGCTGATTAG
- a CDS encoding TIGR02391 family protein: MFTERTPSSAFEQAFRSGVQDACGIIDAAIFELQDAGTSDDAVDETTFDPELWSHVQNHIRNEDWQAVASQTAIFIEDRVRQWCGDPKGRGGETLVGKGLYAKVFANDGQYRLGKEPGEWEGWRALSTGFAQALSNVDRHNIQKRDDAKRYAFGVLGLGSLILTQLRYQHGDDIDLQ; this comes from the coding sequence ATGTTCACCGAACGCACACCCAGTTCGGCATTTGAACAAGCATTTCGGAGTGGCGTGCAAGACGCATGTGGCATTATTGACGCAGCAATCTTCGAACTGCAAGACGCCGGTACCAGTGACGACGCGGTAGACGAAACTACTTTTGACCCGGAACTGTGGAGTCACGTTCAGAACCACATCCGGAACGAAGACTGGCAGGCAGTCGCGAGCCAGACCGCAATTTTCATCGAGGACCGAGTGCGGCAATGGTGCGGCGACCCAAAGGGTCGAGGCGGAGAGACACTTGTCGGCAAGGGGCTGTACGCCAAGGTTTTTGCCAATGATGGGCAATACCGACTCGGCAAGGAGCCGGGCGAATGGGAAGGTTGGCGCGCCCTGAGCACGGGGTTCGCTCAAGCTCTCAGCAACGTCGACCGACACAACATTCAAAAACGTGACGACGCTAAACGCTATGCATTCGGTGTACTTGGACTTGGCAGTCTAATCTTGACACAGCTTCGTTACCAGCACGGGGATGACATCGACCTACAGTGA
- a CDS encoding carboxymuconolactone decarboxylase family protein, producing MTATAKKFGGHVPAAVARLATSPELLNGFLKLNAIFESTTLPALDREVLIMTVAARNGCHLCVAMHTASLHALTASPELVTALRAQSTLPSPRLEALRGFVHAVLDTTGDVPPAALDAFTSAGYTPRNALEVVLGIGTYTLSTFANRLTGAPLDDVFADHAWHATAV from the coding sequence ATGACGGCCACCGCGAAGAAGTTCGGCGGCCACGTCCCGGCCGCCGTCGCCCGCCTGGCGACGTCGCCGGAGCTGCTGAACGGCTTCCTGAAGCTGAACGCGATCTTCGAGTCCACGACCCTGCCGGCGCTCGACCGGGAAGTCCTGATCATGACGGTCGCGGCCCGCAACGGCTGTCACCTCTGCGTCGCGATGCACACGGCGTCCCTGCACGCGCTCACCGCTTCACCCGAACTGGTGACAGCCCTGCGGGCGCAGTCGACGTTGCCCTCCCCGCGGCTGGAGGCGTTGCGCGGGTTCGTCCACGCGGTCCTGGACACGACCGGCGACGTCCCGCCGGCCGCGCTGGATGCGTTCACCAGCGCGGGTTACACGCCGCGGAACGCGCTGGAAGTGGTGCTGGGCATCGGAACCTACACACTGTCGACGTTCGCGAACCGCCTGACGGGAGCACCGCTGGACGACGTCTTCGCGGACCACGCCTGGCACGCTACCGCGGTCTGA
- a CDS encoding MarR family winged helix-turn-helix transcriptional regulator, with product MTDVPGYELPFLLFGGFRTLIDRLHAELARRGHAGVRPSYGFAMQAVGVQGATASEIGRRLGVSKQAAGKTVERLEALGYVERADDPADARRKIVRLTAHGVDALTKSAEIFDELRADWARTVGAERMAALETDLRAVVGPAAYRLDAAGWFTS from the coding sequence ATGACCGACGTACCCGGCTACGAGCTGCCGTTCCTGCTCTTCGGCGGCTTCCGCACGCTCATCGACCGCCTGCACGCCGAACTCGCGCGCCGCGGGCACGCGGGCGTCCGGCCCTCGTACGGCTTCGCGATGCAGGCCGTCGGCGTCCAGGGCGCGACGGCGTCCGAGATCGGCCGGCGCCTCGGCGTCTCCAAGCAGGCGGCGGGCAAGACCGTCGAGCGGCTCGAGGCGCTCGGCTACGTCGAACGCGCCGACGACCCGGCCGACGCGCGCCGCAAGATCGTGCGGCTCACCGCGCACGGCGTCGACGCCCTCACGAAGTCGGCGGAGATCTTCGACGAGCTGCGCGCGGACTGGGCGCGCACGGTGGGCGCCGAACGGATGGCCGCGCTCGAGACCGACCTGCGCGCCGTCGTCGGCCCCGCGGCCTACCGCCTCGACGCGGCGGGCTGGTTCACGAGCTAG
- a CDS encoding cupin domain-containing protein has translation MRKPIAVATAALAALLMLPATASATPGSGVTGTILSQKTIGHTDYTLREITIQPGGYTGWHFHDGTLYAYVKAGTLTHNLADCSLDGRYRTGRAFTEQPDQVHIGRNLGTTPLVLEVLYVLPAGSPLSEDAPDPGCGF, from the coding sequence ATACGCAAGCCGATCGCCGTCGCCACCGCCGCACTCGCGGCCTTGCTGATGCTGCCCGCCACCGCGTCCGCGACGCCCGGCAGCGGGGTCACCGGCACGATCCTCTCGCAGAAGACGATCGGCCACACCGACTACACGCTGCGGGAGATCACCATCCAGCCCGGCGGCTACACCGGCTGGCACTTCCACGACGGCACGCTCTACGCGTACGTGAAGGCGGGAACGCTGACGCACAACCTGGCCGACTGCTCCCTCGACGGCCGCTACCGCACCGGGCGGGCGTTCACCGAGCAGCCCGATCAGGTGCACATCGGCCGCAACCTCGGGACGACGCCGCTGGTCCTCGAAGTCCTGTACGTGCTCCCGGCGGGCAGCCCGCTCTCGGAGGACGCGCCCGACCCCGGCTGCGGCTTCTAG
- a CDS encoding AMP-binding protein, whose amino-acid sequence MSTFYDVAAQHPDRLAVLAPDGRPATFGELAARANRLTHALHRLGLREGDGVVAIIHNGLPYFELLFATLQAGMYFTPVNYRSSAGEIAYVVENSRARVVVADADIARSCPPLAAVERFSVGAADGWADYASWGEDEPSTAPELRTAGQTMLYTSGTTGRPKGVRRALSGKPPSLHDIHRDLLTMMDVHEGPGVHLVACPLYHAAPGSFSVNAMHLGHSAVLMDKFDAEETLRLVERHRVTSTHLVPTMFHRLLRLPEDVRARYDLSSLVSVIHGAAPCPPEVKERMIAWLGPVVHEYYGASEGLICGVTASEWLKAPGTVGRALTGVRLKIVDDDGAEVPTGEPGTIYFSSAHTALDYLGDPEKTAAARSGEFLTVGDFGYRDAEGRVFLLDRRTDLILSGGVNIYPAEIEARLLSHPDVADAAVIGEPDDEWGQRVIAVVQPVPGVPGDDALAARLAEHCRAALAGFKTPGRFDFTEQLPRTESGKMLRRTLRKG is encoded by the coding sequence GTGAGCACCTTCTACGACGTCGCCGCACAGCACCCGGACCGGCTCGCGGTGCTCGCCCCGGACGGGCGGCCGGCGACCTTCGGCGAGCTGGCCGCGCGGGCGAACCGGCTGACGCACGCCCTGCACCGGCTGGGCCTGCGCGAGGGCGACGGCGTCGTCGCGATCATCCACAACGGACTCCCCTACTTCGAGCTGCTGTTCGCCACGCTGCAGGCGGGGATGTACTTCACGCCGGTCAACTACCGGTCCTCCGCCGGGGAAATCGCCTACGTGGTGGAAAACAGCCGCGCACGGGTGGTCGTCGCGGACGCGGACATCGCGCGTTCGTGCCCGCCGTTGGCTGCGGTGGAACGCTTTTCGGTCGGCGCGGCGGACGGCTGGGCGGACTACGCGTCCTGGGGCGAGGACGAGCCGTCCACCGCGCCGGAGCTGCGGACGGCCGGGCAGACGATGCTCTACACGTCCGGCACCACCGGCCGTCCCAAAGGCGTCCGCCGGGCGCTCAGCGGGAAACCGCCGTCCCTGCACGACATCCACCGCGATCTGCTCACGATGATGGACGTCCACGAGGGCCCGGGCGTGCACCTCGTGGCCTGCCCGCTCTACCACGCCGCGCCCGGCTCGTTCTCCGTCAACGCGATGCACCTCGGGCACTCCGCCGTGCTGATGGACAAGTTCGACGCCGAGGAGACCTTGCGGCTGGTCGAGCGCCACCGGGTGACGAGCACCCACCTCGTGCCGACCATGTTCCACCGGCTGCTGCGGCTGCCCGAAGACGTCCGCGCGCGGTACGACCTGTCGAGCCTGGTGAGCGTGATCCACGGCGCGGCGCCGTGCCCGCCCGAGGTCAAGGAGCGGATGATCGCGTGGCTCGGCCCGGTCGTGCACGAGTACTACGGCGCGTCGGAGGGCCTGATCTGCGGCGTCACCGCTTCGGAGTGGCTGAAGGCACCGGGCACGGTCGGCCGGGCGCTGACCGGCGTGCGGCTGAAGATCGTCGACGACGACGGCGCCGAAGTGCCCACGGGCGAGCCCGGCACGATCTACTTCAGCTCGGCGCACACCGCGCTCGACTACCTCGGCGATCCCGAGAAGACGGCAGCCGCCCGATCGGGCGAATTCCTGACGGTGGGCGACTTCGGCTACCGCGACGCCGAAGGCCGCGTGTTCCTGCTCGACCGCCGGACCGACCTGATCCTTTCGGGCGGGGTCAACATCTACCCGGCCGAGATCGAGGCGCGGCTGCTCTCGCACCCGGACGTCGCCGACGCGGCGGTGATCGGCGAGCCGGACGACGAATGGGGCCAGCGGGTGATCGCCGTCGTCCAGCCGGTCCCCGGCGTGCCGGGTGACGACGCCCTCGCCGCGCGGCTGGCCGAGCACTGCCGCGCCGCGCTGGCCGGGTTCAAGACACCCGGACGGTTCGACTTCACCGAGCAGCTGCCGCGGACCGAGTCGGGCAAGATGCTGCGCCGCACCCTACGGAAGGGCTGA
- a CDS encoding acyl-CoA dehydrogenase family protein has protein sequence MDVDVFGQVLGAVRDFVRKEVVPREAEIDETDEIPAGIREKAAELGLFGWALPEEYGGLGLGMAEDVRLAIELGWTTPAFRSLFGTNNGIAGQAIVHYGTPDQRTRWLPRLAAGQAIASFALTEAEAGSDPSGLTSRAVRDGDRYRLSGTKRFITNAPLAEVFVVFARTEPDSAGSRGISALLVPAGAPGVTVGPHDAKMGQAGAWTSEVVFDDVEVSADALVGEAGKGFGIAMASLARGRLHIAALCVGMAERALAEAVDYARTARQGGHPIGEFQLVQALLAESHAELAAGRAMVHEAAAKYDSGEDRKLGPSSAKLFCTEMLGRVADRAVQVHGGMGYVRGVTVERIYRDARLFRIYEGTSEIQKLVIARQLLNG, from the coding sequence ATGGACGTGGACGTTTTCGGGCAGGTGCTCGGCGCGGTGCGGGACTTCGTGCGCAAGGAGGTCGTCCCCCGCGAGGCGGAGATCGACGAAACCGACGAAATCCCCGCCGGGATCCGGGAGAAGGCGGCGGAACTGGGCCTGTTCGGCTGGGCGCTGCCGGAGGAGTACGGCGGCCTCGGGCTCGGCATGGCCGAAGACGTCCGGCTGGCCATCGAGCTCGGCTGGACGACGCCGGCGTTCCGATCCCTGTTCGGCACCAACAACGGCATCGCGGGCCAGGCGATCGTGCACTACGGGACGCCGGACCAGCGCACCCGCTGGCTGCCCCGGCTCGCCGCCGGCCAGGCGATCGCGTCGTTCGCGCTCACCGAGGCCGAAGCCGGCTCCGACCCCAGCGGGCTCACCAGCCGCGCGGTCCGCGACGGCGACCGCTACCGGCTCTCGGGCACCAAGCGGTTCATCACCAACGCGCCGCTCGCCGAGGTCTTCGTCGTGTTCGCGCGCACCGAGCCGGACAGCGCCGGCAGCCGCGGCATCTCCGCCCTGCTGGTGCCCGCGGGCGCGCCCGGCGTCACCGTCGGCCCGCACGACGCCAAGATGGGCCAGGCCGGCGCGTGGACGTCGGAAGTGGTCTTCGACGACGTCGAGGTGTCGGCGGACGCGCTGGTCGGTGAGGCGGGCAAGGGCTTCGGCATCGCGATGGCCTCGCTCGCCCGCGGCCGGCTGCACATCGCGGCGCTGTGCGTCGGGATGGCGGAACGCGCGCTGGCCGAAGCCGTCGACTACGCGCGCACGGCCCGCCAAGGTGGTCACCCGATCGGGGAGTTCCAGCTGGTGCAGGCGCTGCTGGCGGAGTCGCACGCCGAGCTGGCGGCCGGGCGCGCGATGGTGCACGAAGCCGCCGCGAAGTACGACTCGGGTGAGGACCGCAAGCTCGGGCCGTCGTCGGCGAAGCTGTTCTGCACCGAGATGCTCGGCCGGGTCGCCGACCGCGCGGTGCAGGTGCACGGCGGGATGGGGTACGTCCGGGGCGTCACGGTCGAGCGGATCTACCGCGACGCGCGGCTGTTTCGGATCTACGAGGGCACCAGCGAGATCCAGAAGCTCGTGATCGCGCGGCAGCTGCTCAACGGCTGA
- a CDS encoding SDR family NAD(P)-dependent oxidoreductase: protein MTTAQHKIGSGFGATSTASDVLAGIDLTGKLAIVTGGYSGIGLETTRALTRAGAHVVVPARRRATAEEALRDLKNVEIDELDLGDLDSVRAFAGRFVASGRGIDIFIGSAGIMAAPETRVGPGWEAQFATNHLGHFALVNRLWPAFDPGARVVSVSSRGHHYGPVRFDDLDFEQGYDKWLAYGQAKTANVLFAVQLDKLGQDRGVRAFSLHPGRILTDLVRHLERQELIDAGMVDETGQVTGGAKTPEEGAATQVWAATSPQLDGMGGVYLDDCDIAEPAPADGTRAGVRDYAVDPALAERLWTVSAELTGVTAF, encoded by the coding sequence ATGACCACTGCACAGCACAAGATCGGCTCGGGCTTCGGCGCCACCAGCACGGCGTCCGACGTCCTGGCCGGCATCGACCTGACCGGCAAGCTCGCGATCGTCACCGGCGGCTACTCGGGCATCGGCCTCGAGACGACGCGCGCGCTGACGCGGGCGGGCGCGCACGTCGTCGTCCCGGCCCGCCGCCGCGCGACGGCGGAAGAAGCGTTGCGGGACTTGAAGAACGTCGAGATCGACGAGCTGGACCTCGGTGACCTCGACAGCGTCCGCGCGTTCGCCGGGCGGTTCGTCGCGTCCGGGCGCGGCATCGACATCTTCATCGGCAGCGCCGGGATCATGGCGGCGCCGGAGACGCGCGTCGGCCCGGGCTGGGAGGCGCAGTTCGCGACCAACCACCTCGGCCACTTCGCGCTGGTGAACCGGCTCTGGCCGGCGTTCGACCCGGGCGCCCGCGTCGTCTCGGTCTCCTCGCGCGGCCACCACTACGGTCCGGTCCGCTTCGACGACCTGGATTTCGAGCAGGGTTACGACAAGTGGCTCGCCTACGGCCAGGCGAAGACGGCGAACGTCCTCTTCGCGGTCCAGCTCGACAAGCTCGGCCAGGACCGCGGCGTCCGCGCGTTTTCCCTGCACCCGGGCCGGATCCTCACCGACCTCGTGCGGCACCTGGAGCGCCAGGAGCTGATCGACGCCGGCATGGTCGACGAGACCGGGCAGGTCACCGGCGGCGCCAAGACGCCCGAGGAGGGTGCGGCGACCCAGGTCTGGGCGGCGACGTCCCCGCAGCTCGACGGCATGGGTGGCGTCTACCTCGACGACTGCGACATCGCCGAGCCCGCCCCCGCGGACGGCACGCGAGCGGGCGTGCGCGACTACGCCGTCGACCCGGCGCTCGCCGAGCGGCTGTGGACGGTGTCGGCCGAACTGACCGGCGTCACCGCCTTCTAG
- a CDS encoding aminotransferase class V-fold PLP-dependent enzyme yields the protein MTFDGFDVDRARRETPGCAEVVHFNNAGSALPPAVVTDTVVGYLRHEALVGGYEAAAETKDQLAAVYASAARLVGGEPDDIAVTDNATRSWQAVFYALPFAAGDRILTSSAEYASNAIAYLQVARRTGAVVEVVGDDESGQLDVDDLRRRVDGDVKLIAVSHVPTQGGLVNPAEAIGEVARAAGIPFLLDACQSAGQVDLDVSRLKCDALSVTGRKYLRGPRGTGFLYVHPRLRERLEPAMLDLHSAVWTSPAEYVVDPTAKRFEVWEKDFAAVSGLGAAIDYALGWGLPAIEARVASLAETLRGRLADVGARVHDAGAKKCGIVTFSVEGTPAADIKTRLSAAGINTSVSSRTSAQFDFTARDLPDLVRASVHYYNTEDEIELLVKAVERL from the coding sequence ATGACCTTTGACGGCTTCGATGTCGACCGCGCCCGCCGTGAGACCCCCGGCTGCGCGGAAGTGGTCCACTTCAACAACGCCGGATCCGCCCTGCCCCCGGCCGTCGTGACGGACACGGTGGTGGGCTACCTGCGTCACGAAGCGCTGGTCGGCGGGTACGAAGCGGCCGCCGAAACCAAAGATCAGCTGGCGGCGGTGTACGCGTCGGCGGCGCGGCTGGTCGGCGGCGAACCCGACGACATCGCCGTCACCGACAACGCGACGCGGTCCTGGCAGGCCGTCTTCTACGCGCTGCCGTTCGCCGCGGGCGACCGGATCCTCACCTCCAGCGCGGAGTACGCCAGCAACGCGATCGCGTACCTGCAGGTCGCCCGGCGCACCGGCGCGGTCGTCGAGGTGGTCGGCGACGACGAGTCCGGCCAGCTGGACGTGGACGACCTTCGCCGCCGGGTCGACGGCGACGTCAAGCTGATCGCCGTCAGCCACGTGCCCACCCAGGGCGGGCTGGTCAACCCGGCCGAGGCGATCGGCGAGGTCGCGCGGGCCGCCGGGATCCCGTTCCTGCTCGACGCGTGCCAGTCCGCCGGCCAGGTCGACCTCGACGTCTCGCGCCTGAAGTGCGACGCGCTGTCGGTGACCGGCCGCAAGTACCTGCGCGGCCCGCGCGGGACCGGTTTCCTCTACGTCCACCCGCGGCTGCGCGAGCGGCTGGAGCCGGCGATGCTCGACCTGCACTCGGCGGTCTGGACGTCGCCCGCGGAGTACGTCGTCGACCCGACCGCCAAGCGCTTCGAGGTCTGGGAGAAGGACTTCGCCGCGGTGTCCGGCCTCGGCGCGGCCATCGACTACGCGCTCGGGTGGGGCCTGCCGGCCATCGAAGCCCGCGTCGCCTCGCTGGCCGAGACGCTGCGCGGGCGGCTCGCCGACGTCGGCGCGCGAGTGCACGACGCCGGCGCGAAGAAGTGCGGCATCGTCACGTTCAGCGTCGAGGGCACCCCCGCCGCGGACATCAAAACGCGGCTGTCGGCGGCGGGGATCAACACGTCGGTGTCGTCCCGCACGTCGGCGCAGTTCGACTTCACCGCCCGCGACCTGCCGGACCTGGTCCGCGCGTCGGTGCACTACTACAACACCGAGGACGAGATCGAGCTGCTGGTGAAGGCGGTCGAGCGGCTCTAG
- a CDS encoding GntR family transcriptional regulator, with translation MARTPLRSDLIEEITTRVLDGRLAAGARVNEVHLARELGVSRTPLREALIGLAGRGLLVAEPGRGFLVPPFDPDEARRLYPLVAELEALALRWTSPLELAGLPDALDVVADEMAAALDRGADLSEVDERWHALLLSRCPNPHLLRLIEQTKPLLKRYESCYFGGAARAGESIGEHRRIAAALRDGDLPAATAVLVRNWVKALAYLGKDER, from the coding sequence ATGGCCCGCACTCCTTTGCGCAGCGATCTCATCGAGGAGATCACCACCCGCGTGCTCGACGGGCGGCTCGCCGCCGGCGCCCGCGTCAACGAGGTGCACCTGGCCCGCGAACTGGGCGTCAGCCGGACCCCGCTGCGGGAGGCGCTGATCGGGCTCGCCGGCCGCGGCCTGCTCGTCGCCGAGCCGGGTCGCGGGTTCCTCGTGCCGCCGTTCGACCCGGACGAGGCCCGCCGGCTCTACCCGCTGGTCGCCGAGCTGGAGGCGCTCGCCCTGCGCTGGACGTCGCCGCTGGAGCTCGCCGGGCTGCCCGACGCGCTCGACGTCGTCGCCGACGAGATGGCCGCGGCGCTGGACCGCGGCGCGGATCTGTCCGAAGTGGACGAACGGTGGCACGCGCTGCTGCTGTCCCGCTGCCCGAACCCGCACCTACTGCGGTTGATCGAGCAGACGAAGCCGCTGCTCAAGCGGTACGAATCGTGCTACTTCGGCGGGGCCGCCCGCGCCGGGGAGAGCATCGGCGAGCACCGCCGGATCGCCGCGGCACTGCGGGACGGCGACCTGCCGGCGGCGACCGCGGTGCTCGTCCGCAACTGGGTGAAAGCCTTGGCGTACCTGGGGAAGGACGAAAGATGA
- a CDS encoding metallophosphoesterase: MIIAHLSDLHLDGGPRAEERVAAVMAYLNGLAVAAIVVTGDIADHGAASEYARAAELLKHPAPVLVCPGNHDVRAEFRKGLLDLPASDGPIDLAREIDGVLFAMCDSTIPGRGSGYLADETLDWLDGVLSGGDGPAFVAFHHPPVEVGVPLVDGIRQSGEERLAAVLARHPRVAALLAGHVHTGASTTFAGVPLRIAPGVVSTSLLPAEPGGDRGWDEGGPLEYDRPPSLLLHVLHDDGRVTTHHRVLTY, translated from the coding sequence ATGATCATCGCGCACCTGAGCGACCTGCACCTCGACGGCGGACCGCGCGCGGAGGAACGCGTCGCGGCCGTGATGGCGTACCTGAACGGGCTGGCCGTCGCCGCGATCGTCGTCACCGGCGACATCGCCGACCACGGCGCGGCCTCGGAGTACGCGCGCGCCGCCGAACTGCTGAAGCACCCGGCGCCGGTGCTGGTCTGCCCCGGCAATCACGACGTCCGCGCGGAATTCCGGAAAGGCCTGCTCGACCTGCCCGCGTCCGACGGCCCGATCGACCTCGCCCGGGAGATCGACGGCGTGCTGTTCGCGATGTGCGACTCGACGATCCCCGGCCGCGGCTCGGGCTACCTCGCCGACGAGACCCTGGACTGGCTCGACGGTGTGCTGTCCGGCGGCGACGGCCCGGCGTTCGTCGCCTTCCACCACCCGCCGGTCGAGGTCGGCGTCCCGCTGGTGGACGGGATCCGGCAGTCGGGGGAGGAGCGGCTGGCGGCCGTGCTGGCCCGTCACCCGCGCGTGGCGGCCTTGCTCGCCGGCCACGTCCACACCGGCGCGTCGACGACGTTCGCCGGCGTGCCACTGCGGATCGCGCCCGGCGTGGTGTCGACGTCGCTGCTGCCCGCCGAGCCGGGCGGCGACCGGGGCTGGGACGAGGGCGGGCCGCTGGAGTACGACCGGCCGCCGTCGCTGCTGCTGCACGTGCTGCACGACGACGGCCGGGTGACCACGCACCACCGCGTGCTCACATACTGA